The Bacteroidales bacterium sequence TTTATAAGTATGCAATTTCGCCATTTACTCCTGCAAGTTGCAGGCATGTTCCCACATGTTCCGAATATGCAATAGAAGCGGTAAGAGTTCACGGGATTAAGGGTGTTTGGCTGGGTACTAAAAGAATATTAAAATGTCACCCTTGGGGAACATCGGGTTATGATCCTGTTTTACCGAAAGGAATGAGGAAAATTAAGGTTAAAAAGTTTAAGCCGGAAGACTATTAAAATATGTTTAAAAAAAGAAAAGGAATATTATTAATTATAGTTGTTTTTTTTCTTATAATTTACCCATACTCAAAAGAAATTAAGGTTTTTAGGGCAAAAGATACAAATTGGGATGTTTTGAATTATACAAAGAAATATAAAGAGTTTGACCCGAGGACTTTTGCTTTAATTCAAACTTATAACTTTACGGAAGAAATATTAAGTTTAGACGGAAAAGATATCACAATTGTCGGATTTATTAAAAAAGACAAACACGGAAAACATACAGATATTTTATTGACAGAAACCGTAACAGACGTTTGTTTTATGTGTGACCATGATGAGCATTACAATATGCTTTTATTAAAACCCAAAAATAAAGATTCAAATTTGTTTACCGCAGAAGATGATATATTAATAAAAGTTAAGGGAAAATTTAAGATTGATAAGAGTAAAAATGCGCATTCTGTTTATAGTTTGGAAGGTGCTGAATTAGATAGTATTAATAAATGAAAATAGATTTATTCTTTTTATTACCGATATTCAAGCAAGCAATAATGATTACCGTTTTTGTATTGGTAATGATGCTTGTAATTGAATATATTACTGTCCGAACAAAAGGAAAATGGTCTGATAAGTTTTCTAAAAAGCCTTGGATGCAAATAATTTTGTCTGCCATTTTAGGATTAGTTCCCGGATGTTTAGGAACTTATGCGGTTGTTTCAATGTATGTTCACAGAACAATAGGTTTTGCAGCCATGGTTACTGCATTGATTGCAACATCCGGTGATGAAGCTTTTATTATGTTTTCCGTAATTCCGGGAGTTGCACTAAAAATAATGCTAAGTATTTTTGTTATTTCTGTTGTCTCAGGTTTAATTTTGAATATTATTTTTAAGAAAAAGAAATTTCTCGGAAGAACACTTGACCATAAGTTTGTTCATAAAGAAGAGGATGATTGTGTTTGTTATCAAAAAGAATCTATAGTTTCTCAAATCGCAAAAATGATTTGGCAAAGAGCAGTAATACTTATTTTCAGTCTTGGGTTTTTAGTATTATTAATATTTGCCGGAAACGAACACAACCACGCATTAAGTATTTTAGAATTTGATACAGAGAAGGTACATGTTGAGCATCAGGAACACAATATCAGTAAAGACAACCATACAGAAGATTCTGAAAATAACCGCAATAGCGATTCTTGGAGTTGGGAAAGAATAACTTTCTTAATAGTTACTTTTATAGGCTTTTTTATTGCATTAACTGTACCTGACCACTTTTTAAAAAAACATTTATGGGATCATGTAATAAAAAAACACTTTTTAAGGTTATTTATGTGGACGTTCGGTGCGTTTTTAGTTCTTTATTTTTTCAACCAATATGTTGACGTAAAAACTTGGATTGAAGGCAATATATTTCTTGTTATTTTAGCTGCAGCTTTAGTAGGAATTATTCCTGAAAGCGGACCGCATATATTTTTTATAAGTATGTATGTAAGCGGAACTTTGCCGGACGAGGGTTTGCAGGCATTTGCAGTGTTGCTCACAAGCTCAATTGTGCAAGACGGGCACGGAGCAATTCCGTTGCTTGCAGAATCGGGAAAAAGTTTTGTTATCGCAAAACTTATAAATGTAGTTATAGGCTTAATTGTCGGTTATTCATTAATATTAATTTAAAATTCATAATATAAACCAAATAATAAAATCATGAAAAAAATTTTAGTGTTGCTGCTTATTCCTTTCTTATTTTCGTGCGGAGAAAGTGAAAAAGAAATTCAGTTAAAAAAACAAGTTGACAGTTTAATGAGCATTACATCGGAAGATGAGGCTTCAATTAATGAATATTTGAAAGCATTTAATGAAATTCAAATGAATTTGAATGAAATTAAAGAGAAAGAAAATATAATAACAACAAGAACCGTCGGTGATGTTGAATTGGAAGATACGGATGTTGAGGCTATTACAAATGACATTCTTGCTATTTATGAAATGATGCAAGAAAACAAAAAGAAGTTAGGCTATTTGAGAAACAAGCTGGATAAGTCTAATTCAAAAAATAAAGAATTAAGAACAACAATTAAGCTTTTGAATGATAATATTGTTCAGAAAGATTTAGAACTGTCGGATATGAGAATGAAATTATCTCAAAAAGACATTGATATAAGTGAGTTAAATTTTAAAATTGCGGAGATGGACAGTGTTCTTGCAAATATTACCTATGAAAATATACAAAAAGATTCGCTTATTACTACGCAAGAAGACCAAATTAATACAGCATTTTATATTATTGATACTAAAAAGAACCTGAGAGAAAAAGGTATTTTAGAATCTGACGGAGGTTTTATAGGAATAGGCAGTAACAAAAAAATAAAGTTAAACGACAGAGAGTTTTCGGAAATTGACACACGTGAAGTTTTAGAACTTTCATTGAATAATGCTAAAAAAGTTCAATTAATTACCGACCACCCTGAGGGTTCTTTTGAGTTGATTCAAAAAGCAAGCGGGAGGTACGAAAAAATAGTTATTTCAGATGCCGATGAATTTTGGAAGATGTCTAAATATTTGGTTGTTACGGTTAAATAATGATTTTTAAAGTTTAAAACCGGTTTAATTAATTGCAATTATTTTTATTTAATTATATTTGTAGAAATATTATATTAATTAAAAAACAGAATAATTATGAAAAAACTATTTCTTTTGATTTTAATGTCTATTTTTTTATTAGGCGGAATATACGGAGCAGAAAGTAATGTTGATAAAAGCATTCAAAATCAATTTAACAATGAACAAGTTCAAAATAATTTTGACGGAAAGCAAATTGTTCATTCAAAAAAAATAAATAAAAAAGAATTCAGAAAAATAAAAAAAGATATTCGTAAAATTTATAAGAAGAACAGTAAGCAAAAAACATTAATGGGGCAAATGTTGATGGTAGGAGGTTTGTTGCTGTTGCTTGGATTATTGTTGTATTTAATTGTTTCTGCTTCATTTATCGGAATTGCTGTTATGATACTCGGACTTCTGTTGCTGGTTTACGGAGTTTTAAAGCAATTCTTTTAAAATTTAAAGAATTTTAGAAGATAAAAAAAGGTCGGAACTTAATTCTGACCTTTTTTTATACATTAAAAATTGCCCAAACCACATAAGCAATGTAAATCAGGATTAAAGAACTTCCGAAAACTTTACCTACTTTCCATTTATTTATTAAGAACAAGAAAAACACTATAAAAACTGATGCCAAAAGAAAATAAATTGACATCTGCAAGTTGCCCGTGTTCAATTCTACTTTTCCGCCTGTTGATAAAATAATTATAAGAAACGGCAGACCTAAACCGATAAGGATATCAAAAATATTTGAGCCTACAGCATTACTTATTGCCATTCCGCCTCTGCCTTGTTTTGATACAATTACAGATGATAAAAAATCAGGAATTGAAGTTCCGGCAGCCAAAATTGTTACTGCAATAACAGCTTCCGAAATATCCAAAATATGAGCAATTTGTACTGCACTTTCAACTAAAATCCAACTTATGCCGGCAACAAAAATTATTGAAATAAAAAATATTGCCGTATTGTATTTTTTGCTCGGAAAAAAAATACCTATAATAAAATCAAACGGTGTCATTATTTTTTTATATACATTTTTTTCGTTACTGTTTTTTTCTTTCGGTGTTAATATTTTATCATTCGGGTCAGTATATTTGAACAATTTTTTCCAATAAATAACTACAACTACATAAATAATATATGTTCCCATTAATATTGCAGCTTCTGTATAAGAAACTTGTCCGTCTGACAATGTTATAAGAAGAAGAAGGATTGAAACAGCGTAAAAAAACAAATCTCTGATAACTGCTTGCCATGCAATTACGGCTTTTCGTACAATTGCCGCAGCACCTGTTATTGCCAAAATATTAAATAATGCAGACCCTACTATGTTTCCTACTCCTATTGCAGCGTGCTCTCCCGGACGAAATACCGCAAATAATGCAACAAAAAGTTCAGGTGCACTTGAGCCTACTGCCATTAATGTAGCTCCGGCCGCATCAGATGATAATTTTAAGCGTTCGGCAATTTTGTCTAATGAGTCAACAAAGTAGTCATCAACAACTTTTGCCAAAACGTAAAATGATATAAACAATAATAATATATATAAGAAAATCATAAAACTTAACTAAATTGTTTTATTTAAAGCTGTTAATGATATTTGTAATCTCATCAACTTTATTATTAAGTAATTCTTTTGTTTTGGCTTCTACCAACATTCTTAAATAAGGTTCTGTATTTGACGGTCTTATGTTAAACCACCAATTTGCATATTCAACTCTGTAACCGTCAAAATCAAAGAATGCATCAGGTTTTGATTTGCTTAAATAAAAGTCTTTAACAGCATCCATTGCTTCTTTTTTCTTTTCAAGTTTAAAGTTAATTTCTCCTGAGTTTTCGTATGCAACAATTTCTGAAATCATTTTTGAAACACTGATTCCTTTTCTTTTGTTTTCGGCAATTACATCTAAGAAAATTAGTGTTGCCAATAGTCCTGAATCTGAATAATAAAAATCTTTGAAATAATAATGTCCGGCAAGTTCTCCTCCGAAAATTCCGTCAATTTCTCTTAATTTAACGGCTGCAAATGCTCTGCCTACACGCCACATTTCTTTCTCGAACCTGTTTCCGATGTATTCGGAAACAGCTTTTGAAGTTCTTATGTCTTGTAAAAACTTCCCTTTTCGGTCTTTATAATAATCAGCAAGAACGGCAATCATTAAATCGGGAGAAATAAACTTCCCGTTTTCATCAGTAAACATAACCCGGTCGGCATCACCGTCAAAGATAATTCCGATATCTGCTTTTTTGCTTTTTACAAGTTTCTGTAAATCTTTAATGTTTTCAGGAACTAAGGGGTTTGCTTCGTGATTCGGAAAAGTTCCGTCAAGTTCGTCAAATATGTAATTCGGCTTATTTCCTAATAAGTCTTTTATAAGTAATGCAGCCATTCCGTTTGAACAATCAACAGCAATATTTAAATCAGAAATGTCGGGAACATAATCTTTCAGAAAGTTCAGGTATTCTTCTTTTTGTTCGTATTCAATAATTTTACCTTTTTTATTATTGATGACTATTTCATCATTCAGCATCATATTTTCCAAATCTTTTAAGCCTGAGTCATAACCCACGGGCAATGCATCATTTTTGGAAATTTTCATTCCGTTATATTCTTTTGAATTGTGCGAAGCGGTAATCATAACGGAAGCATCAAATTTATGTTTGGCAGTAATAAAATATACCATCGGAGTAGTTGATAACCCTAAATTATATACATCTGAACCGGCATCGTTAATTCCTTTACACAAATATTCAAAAACTTCGGGAGAAGAAACTCGCACATCTCTTCCTACAAGAATTTTTGTTGTATTTAACAACTTAGGTAAAAAATACCCTACTTTATATACATCATCTTTATTAAAATCTTGATTGTATATTCCTCTTATATCATATGCATGGAATGCTTTCATTTGTACAATTTTTTATTTAAAAACCCAAAGTTAAAAATATTTTAAAATGTATCAAATATTGATTTTTTTAATATTTATTTTTGCTGTCAGCAATAATTATTTATTTTTGTTTTTCGGTTACAAACAACTTTAAAAACTTACCTGAGAATTTTTTGTTAAATTATAATTAATTAAAAGTAGTGATATGCTAAAGAAAACTCTATTATTAGGATTAATCTTGGTTACAATACAACTTTCATTCGGCCAAGATGTTTTCAGGAAAAGTAAAAACGGTATTAATATAGGAGGGGGCTACAGAACAATAGGGGTTGATGCTTACGGCGGTAATTTTAGTTTTGAAAGGTCTGTTTATGAAATTAAACACTTCGGTTATGTTGGTGTTGCATTGAGTTCTGATATTTTGGTAACAGAAAAAATTATTCCTTCTGCTACATTAAGAGTTGCTTACCATGCAGGTTTTTTCAGGACTAAAGTTTTGGATATATATGCAGGTACGGGCTTGGCTTTTGCTGATAAAGAAACAAGTAAGAGCACATATATTAACCCTGATGCTTTTCTGGGTTTCAGGTATGTTTTCAGGCATAGTAATTTCGGTTTATTTTCAGAAATGAGTTTATACGGTGCTAATTATAGGGCAGGAATTTGCTTTGTTTGGTAAATATTTGTTGTCAAATTTACGCTTAGTTAAATAACAAAAAAGGAAGAATTTTTGAGAAATTCTTCCTTTTTTAAATTTGAGTCGTATATTAGAATAAATCAAATTTTTGCCATCCTGAATCCGGATCGTTTCCTTTTGCATCAAGTCCTGCATAGAACAACCATTCATGATTTGCAAAATGACCGTTATATGAAGGAACTGTTGTTCCGTCTAATTTAATGTCAATTGACCATGTATATGTTTGTTTCCCTTCCAAAGTTTGAGCGTCAGCAACAATAAATTCTTTTTTAGGAAACTTGTCATTTGACAAATTTATACCGAATGTTGCATGTTCTTTCAAGTTAGTGGGTAATGAATTTTTTGGAATGTCAATTTTCTCCACACTTTTAACCCATAGATATACTTTTTTAATTTCAATCGGGTTATCTTTTATTTCTGCATTAACGGTTACGTTTAAGTCTCCT is a genomic window containing:
- the yidD gene encoding membrane protein insertion efficiency factor YidD, with translation MKIFKKILFYIIIAPIKLYKYAISPFTPASCRHVPTCSEYAIEAVRVHGIKGVWLGTKRILKCHPWGTSGYDPVLPKGMRKIKVKKFKPEDY
- a CDS encoding calcium/sodium antiporter yields the protein MIFLYILLLFISFYVLAKVVDDYFVDSLDKIAERLKLSSDAAGATLMAVGSSAPELFVALFAVFRPGEHAAIGVGNIVGSALFNILAITGAAAIVRKAVIAWQAVIRDLFFYAVSILLLLITLSDGQVSYTEAAILMGTYIIYVVVVIYWKKLFKYTDPNDKILTPKEKNSNEKNVYKKIMTPFDFIIGIFFPSKKYNTAIFFISIIFVAGISWILVESAVQIAHILDISEAVIAVTILAAGTSIPDFLSSVIVSKQGRGGMAISNAVGSNIFDILIGLGLPFLIIILSTGGKVELNTGNLQMSIYFLLASVFIVFFLFLINKWKVGKVFGSSLILIYIAYVVWAIFNV
- a CDS encoding phosphomannomutase/phosphoglucomutase produces the protein MKAFHAYDIRGIYNQDFNKDDVYKVGYFLPKLLNTTKILVGRDVRVSSPEVFEYLCKGINDAGSDVYNLGLSTTPMVYFITAKHKFDASVMITASHNSKEYNGMKISKNDALPVGYDSGLKDLENMMLNDEIVINNKKGKIIEYEQKEEYLNFLKDYVPDISDLNIAVDCSNGMAALLIKDLLGNKPNYIFDELDGTFPNHEANPLVPENIKDLQKLVKSKKADIGIIFDGDADRVMFTDENGKFISPDLMIAVLADYYKDRKGKFLQDIRTSKAVSEYIGNRFEKEMWRVGRAFAAVKLREIDGIFGGELAGHYYFKDFYYSDSGLLATLIFLDVIAENKRKGISVSKMISEIVAYENSGEINFKLEKKKEAMDAVKDFYLSKSKPDAFFDFDGYRVEYANWWFNIRPSNTEPYLRMLVEAKTKELLNNKVDEITNIINSFK
- a CDS encoding arsenic efflux protein, whose amino-acid sequence is MKIDLFFLLPIFKQAIMITVFVLVMMLVIEYITVRTKGKWSDKFSKKPWMQIILSAILGLVPGCLGTYAVVSMYVHRTIGFAAMVTALIATSGDEAFIMFSVIPGVALKIMLSIFVISVVSGLILNIIFKKKKFLGRTLDHKFVHKEEDDCVCYQKESIVSQIAKMIWQRAVILIFSLGFLVLLIFAGNEHNHALSILEFDTEKVHVEHQEHNISKDNHTEDSENNRNSDSWSWERITFLIVTFIGFFIALTVPDHFLKKHLWDHVIKKHFLRLFMWTFGAFLVLYFFNQYVDVKTWIEGNIFLVILAAALVGIIPESGPHIFFISMYVSGTLPDEGLQAFAVLLTSSIVQDGHGAIPLLAESGKSFVIAKLINVVIGLIVGYSLILI